A single genomic interval of Nitratidesulfovibrio sp. SRB-5 harbors:
- a CDS encoding Hsp20/alpha crystallin family protein, whose protein sequence is MVIDFSAFYEFPNLLDRLAGDAGRSLAATRGRAQFPPLNIGEDDAAIRVRALVPGADLDGLDITLTDKTLVLKGELPVVRGRYYRQERPTGPFQRVVTLNVPIDRDRATATMKDGVLEIVLPKAQAVTPRTVHIEVR, encoded by the coding sequence ATGGTCATCGACTTCAGCGCGTTCTACGAATTTCCCAACCTGCTCGACCGCCTTGCGGGCGATGCGGGCCGCAGCCTTGCGGCCACGCGCGGCAGGGCGCAGTTTCCGCCGCTGAACATCGGCGAGGACGACGCGGCCATCCGCGTGCGTGCGCTGGTGCCCGGCGCGGACCTGGACGGGCTGGACATCACCCTTACCGACAAGACGTTGGTGCTCAAAGGCGAACTGCCCGTGGTGCGTGGCCGGTACTACCGGCAGGAGCGGCCCACCGGCCCCTTCCAGCGGGTGGTGACCCTGAACGTGCCCATCGACCGCGACCGGGCCACGGCCACCATGAAGGACGGCGTGCTGGAGATCGTGCTGCCCAAGGCGCAGGCGGTGACACCGCGTACCGTCCACATCGAAGTCAGGTAG
- a CDS encoding Hsp20/alpha crystallin family protein, producing MTPPDRRPRFPHPASRPARQNERGGAESRARQGRFAQSPQPPRMRPQADLVEREDGFHLFLDMPGVAHDDLVLDVEGDELTVRGVTRFGDCRDMGRDAGRDGGRDGDAESDATDNPAHAPCGCGPAGGPRVHAMEFGDVEYHAVFTLSDMVDATRISAQLANGVLTIRMPKREAAAPRRITVEHL from the coding sequence ATGACGCCCCCCGACCGCCGCCCCCGTTTTCCGCACCCCGCGTCACGTCCCGCCCGCCAGAACGAACGGGGCGGCGCGGAGAGCCGCGCCCGGCAGGGCCGGTTTGCCCAGTCGCCGCAACCGCCGCGCATGCGTCCCCAGGCAGACCTGGTGGAGCGCGAGGACGGCTTTCACCTGTTTCTGGACATGCCCGGCGTGGCGCACGACGATCTGGTGCTGGACGTGGAGGGCGACGAACTGACCGTGCGCGGCGTGACCCGCTTTGGCGATTGCCGCGACATGGGAAGGGACGCAGGCCGGGATGGGGGACGCGATGGCGACGCAGAGTCCGATGCCACGGATAACCCGGCCCACGCCCCCTGCGGCTGCGGCCCGGCGGGCGGCCCCCGCGTGCACGCCATGGAGTTCGGCGACGTGGAGTACCACGCCGTGTTCACCCTGTCGGACATGGTGGATGCCACGCGCATTTCGGCCCAACTGGCCAACGGCGTGCTGACCATCCGCATGCCCAAGCGCGAGGCCGCCGCGCCGCGAAGGATTACCGTCGAACATCTGTAG
- a CDS encoding PHP domain-containing protein, protein MSIRFIDLHSHSTASDGSDTPAELVRKAAAAKLAAIALTDHDTTSGLDEAVREGRQRGIEVIRGCELGVRCEHGELHILGLWLPENGGATPLDATLADLRRHRAARNHRIAAQLRECGVDIEYAEVEAISGGESVSRLHFARILHEKGYVPSPQEAFARYIGPGGRAYVAKKTLSPADGVALLRSVGATVSLAHPMLFRYPGNGFAEWLDDTVADLKPHGLDAIEAYHSEHSQADTRRCVDLAARHGLALTGGSDYHGAGKPGIALGRGRGGLRVTTAVLDSLKERRLRQGLPV, encoded by the coding sequence ATGTCCATCCGTTTCATAGACCTGCATTCCCACTCCACCGCATCCGACGGCAGCGACACCCCGGCGGAACTGGTGCGCAAGGCCGCCGCCGCAAAGCTGGCCGCCATCGCCCTTACCGACCACGACACCACCTCCGGCCTGGACGAGGCCGTGCGCGAAGGCCGCCAGCGCGGCATTGAGGTCATCAGGGGGTGTGAACTGGGCGTGCGTTGCGAACATGGCGAACTGCACATCCTGGGACTGTGGCTGCCCGAAAACGGCGGCGCCACCCCGCTGGATGCCACCCTGGCCGACCTGCGCCGCCACCGCGCCGCCCGCAATCACCGCATAGCGGCGCAATTGCGCGAATGCGGCGTGGACATCGAATACGCCGAAGTTGAAGCCATCTCCGGCGGCGAATCGGTCAGCCGCCTGCACTTTGCGCGCATCCTGCACGAAAAGGGCTACGTTCCCTCGCCGCAAGAGGCCTTTGCCCGCTACATCGGCCCCGGAGGCCGGGCCTACGTGGCCAAGAAAACCCTGTCGCCCGCCGACGGCGTGGCCCTGCTGCGTTCCGTGGGGGCCACCGTGTCCCTGGCCCACCCCATGCTGTTCCGCTACCCCGGCAACGGCTTTGCCGAATGGCTGGACGACACCGTGGCCGACCTCAAGCCCCACGGACTGGACGCCATAGAGGCCTACCACAGCGAACATTCCCAGGCCGACACCCGCCGCTGCGTCGACCTGGCCGCCCGGCACGGGCTGGCCCTGACCGGCGGCTCGGACTATCACGGCGCGGGCAAGCCCGGCATCGCGCTGGGACGGGGACGCGGAGGCCTGCGCGTGACCACCGCCGTGCTCGACAGCCTGAAGGAACGCAGGCTCCGTCAGGGACTGCCGGTGTAG
- a CDS encoding Trm112 family protein, protein MSLNKELLEILACPKCRQPVEPVDNERGLKCAQCKVVYPVRDEIPVMLVEEAVPAERWEQGQRSVK, encoded by the coding sequence GTGTCGCTGAACAAGGAACTGCTGGAAATTCTCGCCTGCCCCAAGTGCCGTCAGCCCGTGGAACCCGTGGACAACGAGCGCGGCCTGAAGTGCGCCCAGTGCAAGGTGGTCTACCCCGTGCGCGATGAAATTCCCGTGATGCTGGTGGAAGAGGCCGTGCCCGCCGAGCGGTGGGAACAGGGGCAGCGCTCGGTAAAGTAG